A window of the Oryza brachyantha chromosome 5, ObraRS2, whole genome shotgun sequence genome harbors these coding sequences:
- the LOC102715017 gene encoding cysteine protease XCP2-like, with product MATNTHPCMHSSFILPAPNQSSLVKKNNSSDMELKLKLSVAAVGLLLCGVACAGAGAGAGSEFSIVGYAEEDLASHDRLIELFEKWVAKYRKAYASFEEKVRRFEVFKDNLKHIDEINKKVTSYWLGLNEFADLTHDEFKAAYLGLTPAPARKTGSVSEFRYSDADGEVPKEMDWRKKGAVTEVKNQGQCGSCWAFSTVAAVEGINAIVTGNLTSLSEQELIDCSTDGNNGCSGGLMDYAFSYIASSGGLHTEEAYPYAMEEGDCDLEKGAGATAVTISGYEDVPENDDEALIKALAHQPVSVAIEASGRHFQFYSGGVFDGPCGEELDHGVTAVGYGTSKGQNYIIVKNSWGPHWGEKGYIRMKRGLCGINKMASYPTKDH from the exons ATGGCTACAAATacccatccatgcatgcattcttcGTTCATCCTTCCTGCACCAAATCAATCTAGTTTAGTTAAAAAGAACAATTCTTCAGACAtggagctgaagctgaagctgTCCGTGGCCGCCGTCGGCCTGCTGCTGTGCGGCGTGGcttgcgccggcgccggcgccggcgccggcagcgagtTCTCCATCGTGGGGTACGCGGAGGAGGACCTGGCGTCGCACGACCGGCTGATCGAGCTGTTCGAGAAGTGGGTGGCCAAGTACCGGAAGGCGTACGCGAGCTTCGAGGAGAAGGTGAGGCGGTTCGAGGTGTTCAAGGACAACCTCAAGCACATCGACGAGATCAACAAGAAGGTGACCAGCTACTGGCTGGGCCTCAACGAGTTCGCCGACCTGACGCACGACGAGTTCAAGGCGGCGTACCTCGGCCTGACGCCAGCTCCGGCGAGGAAGACGGGCAGCGTGAGCGAGTTCAGGTAcagcgacgccgacggcgaggtgccCAAGGAGATGGACTGGAGGAAGAAGGGCGCGGTGACGGAGGTGAAGAACCAGGGGCAGTGCGGCAGCTGCTGGGCGTtctcgacggtggcggcggtggaggggatCAACGCGATCGTGACGGGGAACCTGACGTCGCTGTCGGAGCAGGAGCTGATCGACTGCAGCACCGACGGGAACAACGGGTGCAGCGGCGGGCTCATGGACTACGCCTTCTCCTACATCGCCTCCAGCGGCGGCCTGCACACGGAGGAGGCCTACCCGTACGCCATGGAGGAGGGCGACTGCGACCTGGAGAAGGGAGCtggggcgacggcggtgaccaTCTCCGGCTACGAGGACGTGCCGGAGAACGACGACGAGGCGCTCATCAAGGCGCTTGCCCACCAGCCCGTCAGCGTCGCCATCGAAGCCTCCGGCCGCCACTTCCAGTTCTACAGCGGG GGTGTGTTTGATGGTCCATGTGGTGAGGAGCTGGATCACGGTGTGACAGCCGTCGGATACGGGACAAGCAAGGGCCAGAATTACATCATCGTGAAGAACTCATGGGGCCCACACTGGGGCGAGAAGGGCTACATCCGGATGAAGAGGGGCCTCTGTGGCATCAACAAGATGGCCTCCTACCCCACCAAGGACCACTAA
- the LOC102714734 gene encoding cytochrome b5, with amino-acid sequence MSSKVYTLEEVAKHNSKDDCWLVIGGKVYNVSRFLEDHPGGDDVLLSSTGKDATDDFEDVGHSTTARAMMDEYYVGDIDASTIPARTKYVPPKQPHYNQDKTPEFIIKILQFLVPLAILGLAVAIRIYTKSESA; translated from the exons atgtcTAGCAAGGTGTACACCCTCGAGGAGGTCGCCAAGCACAACTCCAAGGACGACTGCTGGCTCGTCATCGGCGGAAAG GTATACAATGTATCAAGATTCCTTGAGGACCATCCAGGGGGTGACGATGTCTTGCTATCTTCGACTG GCAAGGATGCAACCGATGATTTTGAAGATGTCGGGCACAGCACCACGGCTCGCGCGATGATGGATGAGTACTATGTTGGCGACATCGACGCATCTACAATACCTGCGAGGACGAAGTACGTTCCCCCAAAGCAACCGCACTACAACCAGGACAAGACCCCGGAGTTCATCATCAAGATCCTCCAGTTCTTGGTTCCCCTGGCCATCTTGGGCCTGGCTGTTGCAATCAGGATCTACACCAAGTCGGAGTCCGCTTAG
- the LOC102715302 gene encoding pumilio homolog 1-like has product MVTEMATRGEAYGAAAADRDMELFRSGSAPPTVEGAMASAAAAAGDVFLDDELRADPAYQSYYYSNAHLNPRLPPPLLSKEDWRSAQHRLRSSGLGGIGDGRRQPAAAAAAQGDGLVGLPGIDLDRQGSFSSIFQENSYQRDMGKQGANRNNSDFLDSSRAQYALRETRAMGGLQSDSTVQKLAEVQNNDSSAHTYASLLGSSLSRSASPDPELVRRVPSPCLPPIGVKVSADDKKNNGGSSSFRRSSSAIGESDNLIAALSGMNLSSSRATNGQTMTQSELYQDVDNVRKFLFDRHGDQSNGSQQRSYMKNPEQGHFKTPDGYSANSPNSSLIRNQINAANFTSFDNLPAGSGFASPRIGSRSPGGTLSSRQNLVGASNFLNYNGIGSPNAATSLQAPIDPAYIQYLQAAEIAAQLAASCDDPLMASGHLGSSYMDLLGPQKAYSSPLLQSQKNCGYYGNLGFGLNYAGSPLMSPVLPSSPAAPGSPLRHGERSMRLQSGMRNFGGSFGSWNTDLGGKMNINMMPSLLEEFKSNKSKSYELSEIAGHVVEFSADQYGSRFIQQKLETASTEEKDMVFSEIMPQALTLMTDVFGNYVVQKFFEHGSPTQIKELADQLIGRVLALSLQMYGCRVIQKAIEVVGLDQQTKMVAELDGHVMRCVRDQNGNHVIQKCIECIPQHAIQFIVSTFYGQVVMLSTHPYGCRVIQRVLEHCDDPTTQQIMMDEILQSVCLLAQDQYGNYVVQHVLEHGKPHERSAIIEKLIGQIVQMSQQKFASNVIEKCLAFGNPVERQILIGEMLGSTNESEHLEVMMKDQFANYVVQKVLETCDDQQRETILTRIKAHLNTLKKYTYGKHIVARVEKLVAAGEKRLGLQPACTTAA; this is encoded by the exons ATGGTGACGGAGATGGCGACGCGCGGGGAGGCTtacggtgcggcggcggcagaccGGGACATGGAGCTTTTCAGGAGCGGCTCCGCGCCGCCCACGGTGGAGGGCGCCatggccagcgccgccgcggccgccggcgacgtcttCCTGGACGACGAGCTCCGGGCCGACCCGGCCTACCAGAGCTACTACTACTCCAATGCGCACCTCAACCcgcgcctcccgccgccgctgctctccAAGGAGGACTGGCGCTCGGCGCAGCACCGCCTCCGCTCCTCCGGGCTAGGGGGGATCGGCGACGGGAGGAGGcagccggccgcggcggcggcggcgcagggggATGGCCTTGTGGGGCTGCCCGGGATTGACCTCGATCGGCAGGGGAGCTTCTCCAGCATCTTCCAG GAGAACTCATATCAGCGGGACATGGGTAAGCAGGGTGCCAACCGCAACAATAGTGACTTTCTGGATTCTTCTCGGGCACAGTATGCACTTCGTGAGACTAGAGCTATGGGTGGTCTGCAGAGTGACAGCACTGTGCAGAAATTGGCTGAAGTTCAGAACAATGATTCATCAGCACATACATATGCCTCTCTTTTAGGATCGTCGCTTTCTAGAAGTGCATCTCCAGATCCTGAGCTTGTGAGGAGGGTCCCTAGTCCTTGCCTGCCTCCAATTGGTGTCAAAGTTAGTGCTGATGATAAGAAGAACAATGGTGGTTCCTCTTCCTTCCGCCGCAGTTCATCTGCTATTGGTGAATCTGATAATCTCATAGCTGCTTTATCTGGGATGAATTTATCATCATCGAGGGCAACCAATGGACAAACTATGACTCAATCTGAGCTGTACCAGGATGTTGATAATGTCCGTAAGTTTCTATTTGATCGGCATGGTGATCAATCAAATGGAAGCCAGCAACGCTCCTACATGAAGAATCCTGAGCAAGGACATTTTAAGACACCTGATGGCTATTCTGCAAATTCGCCTAATTCTTCTTTGATCAGAAACCAGATTAATGCTGCCAATTTCACATCGTTTGACAATTTGCCTGCTGGATCTGGCTTTGCTTCCCCTAGGATCGGCTCTAGGTCCCCAGGAGGGACATTATCTTCAAGGCAGAATTTGGTTGGTGCATCTAACTTTCTGAACTACAATGGAATTGGAAGTCCAAATGCAGCAACTTCTCTTCAAGCGCCTATTGATCCAGCGTATATTCAGTACCTTCAGGCAGCTGAGATTGCTGCCCAACTAGCAGCTAGCTGTGATGATCCTCTCATGGCCAGTGGCCATCTGGGAAGTTCTTACATGGATTTACTTGGTCCTCAGAAAGCTTACTCTAGTCCACTGCTTCAGTCACAGAAGAACTGTGGTTACTATGGAAACCTCGGATTTGGCCTTAATTATGCTGGAAGTCCTTTGATGAGTCCTGTTCTTCCCTCTTCCCCTGCTGCACCTGGTAGTCCACTTAGGCATGGTGAGCGCAGCATGCGTTTACAATCGGGTATGAGAAACTTTGGTGGTTCCTTTGGTTCATGGAATACCGATCTAGGTGGGAAGATGAACATCAATATGATGCCCTCACTCTTGGAAGAATTCAAGAGCAACAAAAGCAAATCTTACGAGCTCTCTGAAATTGCTGGTCATGTTGTTGAATTCAG TGCTGATCAATATGGAAGCCGCTTCATACAACAAAAGCTAGAAACGGCCAGTACTGAAGAGAAAGACATGGTTTTTTCAGAAATCATGCCTCAAGCTCTCACGTTGATGACTGATGTATTTGGAAATTACGTTGTTCAGAAg TTTTTTGAGCACGGAAGCCCGACTCAGATAAAGGAACTTGCCGACCAGCTTATTGGACGTGTTCTTGCTCTCAGTCTTCAGATGTATGGATGCCGGGTTATACAGAAG GCTATAGAGGTTGTTGGTTTAGATCAGCAGACTAAAATGGTTGCTGAGCTGGATGGACATGTCATGCGCTGTGTACGTGATCAAAATGGGAACCATGTAATACAGAAATGCATAGAGTGCATCCCTCAACATGCTATCCAGTTCATTGTTTCAACATTCTATGGTCAAGTTGTGATGTTATCCACTCATCCATATGGTTGTCGGGTTATACAG AGGGTGCTGGAGCACTGTGATGATCCTACAACGCAACAAATAATGATGGATGAGATTCTCCAGTCCGTTTGCTTGCTGGCTCAAGATCAATATGGCAACTATGTTGTTCAG CATGTACTGGAACATGGAAAACCACATGAAAGATCTGCTATTATTGAGAAGTTAATTGGACAAATTGTACAAATGAGCCAGCAAAAGTTTGCATCAAATGTCATTGAGAAGTGCTTAGCCTTTGGCAATCCTGTAGAACGCCAGATCCTGATCGGTGAAATGCTTGGATCCACTAACGAGAGTGAACACCTTGAG GTAATGATGAAAGACCAGTTTGCCAACTATGTGGTGCAGAAGGTGTTAGAGACTTGTGATGATCAGCAGAGAGAGACGATCCTTACAAGGATAAAAGCTCATCTGAACACACTGAAGAAGTATACCTACGGGAAGCACATAGTAGCACGCGTAGAGAAGCTTGTTGCTGCTGgag AGAAGCGACTAGGGCTTCAACCAGCATGCACCACTGCCGCCTGA
- the LOC107304263 gene encoding uncharacterized protein LOC107304263, with product MQDHVQQRSGDHDIAADEIPANGHKPGKAVTASVYRAKIAGHSRVVTVSWSRDLLSHSFAVSVTGVDGASVECRVDLRPWQFWRRAGSRRVELAGTAPAALRVLWDLRRARFGAGIPEPRAGYYVAVEAAGEVVLVVGDMRKDALRRAAPCAAAACDATPVARREHVFGKRRFAAKARFHDQGAVHDIAIECGGGGEGGDADMEMTIAIDGEEAVQVKHLQWKFRGNQSVTFSRAKVEVYWDVHDWLFSAGMRPALFVFRPIVLSSASAPAGAMLLDASPPPPTGFCLYLYAWKLE from the coding sequence ATGCAGGACCATGTGCAGCAGCGGAGCGGCGACCACGACATCGCCGCCGATGAGATCCCAGCCAACGGCCACAAGCCAGGGAAGGCCGTCACGGCGTCGGTGTACCGGGCTAAGATCGCCGGGCACTCGAGGGTCGTCACCGTGTCGTGGTCGCGGGACCTCCTCTCGCACTCGTTCGCCGTCTCCGTcaccggcgtcgacggcgcctCCGTGGAGTGCAGGGTCGACCTCCGCCCCTGGCAGTTCTGGCGGCGCGCCGGCTCGCGCCGCGTCGAGCTCGCCGGcaccgcgccggccgcgctccgCGTGCTGTGGgacctccgccgcgcgcggtTCGGGGCCGGGATCCCCGAGCCGCGGGCGGGGTACTACGTCGCCGtggaggccgccggcgaggtggttCTCGTGGTCGGCGACATGCGCAAGGACGCGCTCCGGCGGGCGGCCCCgtgcgcggccgcggcgtgcGATGCCACCCCCGTGGCGCGGCGGGAGCACGTGTTCGGCAAGCGGCGGTTCGCGGCCAAGGCCCGGTTCCACGACCAGGGCGCGGTGCACGACATCGCGATcgagtgcggcggcggcggcgagggcggcgacgccgacatGGAGATGACGATCGCcatcgacggcgaggaggcggtgcAGGTGAAGCACCTCCAATGGAAGTTCAGGGGCAACCAGTCCGTCACCTTCAGCCGAGCAAAGGTGGAGGTCTACTGGGACGTCCATGACTGGCTCTTCAGCGCCGGCATGCGCCCCGCCCTCTTCGTCTTCCGCCCCATCGTCCTCTCCAgcgcctccgcccccgccggcgccatGCTCCTCgatgcctcgccgccgccgcccaccggcTTTTGTCTCTACCTCTATGCCTGGAAGCTCGAATGA
- the LOC102714181 gene encoding probable serine/threonine-protein kinase WNK2, producing the protein MPPTPPPELDTEPEFAEVDPTTRYGRYTEVLGRGAFKTVYKAFDQLEGLEVAWNQIKVGDILRNNDDLERLRSEVRLLKTLKHNNIIKFYNSWLDKKNNNINFITEVFTSGTLRQYRIKHKKVDVRALKKWSRQILNGLVYLHSHDPPVIHRDLKCDNIFVNGNQGEVKIGDLGLATILDNARSAHSIIGTPEFMAPELYDEEYNELVDIYAFGMCLLELVTFEYPYCECSNAAQIYKKVSDGEKPNSLAKIEDPEVRFFIEKCITEVSHRLSAQELLMDPFLRDVDGEKIFYPFQSNMKRSGSFAEEHPSDSYIHSTRDPHADAGRIITVESQRKDLNTIFLKLRIADSTGHAQNIHFPFDIEADTSISVATEMVVQLDLTDQDVTAIAEMIDAEIRAHIPDWTVEESVENQGDEGAHSETNSSEADDETSELRIDPNATHNGFVQEHLPSGHKYWSDSPRRHSEMSHLANEIFKRNATDDIASNNLGTSNHTVEDMCERVSHSADLSNSSMIDRKSGEASVSSTSHRSFDGDEHVEADVTERLANLLAQQQEELNVLRRKHKADIELILKGVPEEHREETLTRCRLKADERNRSEKP; encoded by the exons ATGCCACCCACGCCACCGCCTGAGCTTGACACAGAACCGGAGTTCGCCGAGGTCGACCCCACCACCCGCTACGGACGG TACACGGAGGTCCTCGGTAGGGGTGCCTTCAAGACGGT CTACAAGGCTTTTGATCAACTGGAAGGTCTGGAAGTTGCTTGGAACCAGATCAAAGTGGGTGATATACTTCGGAATAATGATGATTTGGAGAGACTTAGATCAGAAGTCCGGTTGCTGAAGACCCTCAAGcataataatataatcaaGTTTTACAATTCATGGCTTgacaagaaaaacaataacATAAACTTCATCACAGAAGTCTTCACATCAGGGACACTGCGCCA GTACCGTATTAAGCACAAGAAGGTAGATGTTAGAGCATTAAAGAAATGGTCAAGGCAAATCTTGAATGGCCTTGTCTACCTCCACAGCCATGATCCACCAGTAATCCACAGAGACCTGAAATGTGACAACATATTTGTGAATGGAAACCAGGGTGAAGTGAAGATTGGAGACCTTGGATTAGCAACCATCCTAGATAATGCACGCTCGGCTCACAGTATCATTG GCACACCAGAATTTATGGCTCCTGAACTCTATGATGAAGAGTACAATGAGCTTGTAGACATCTATGCATTTGGGATGTGTTTACTGGAGCTTGTTACATTTGAGTACCCATATTGTGAATGTTCCAATGCAGCGCAGATTTACAAGAAAGTATCTGAT GGCGAAAAGCCTAATTCTCTGGCTAAGATTGAAGACCCTGAggttagattttttattgagAAGTGCATCACCGAAGTTTCCCATAGACTTTCTGCACAAGAGCTATTGATGGATCCATTTCTCCGAGACGTTGATGgcgaaaaaatattctatccATTCCAATCAAATATGAAGAGATCAG GTAGCTTTGCAGAAGAACACCCAAGTGATAGCTACATACATAGCACCAGGGATCCACATGCAGATGCTGGTCGAATAATTACAGTCGAGAGCCAACGGAAGGACCTGAATACGATATTTTTGAAACTGAGAATTGCTGATTCAACAG GTCATGCTCAAAACATCCATTTCCCATTTGACATTGAAGCAGACACTTCGATTAGTGTTGCAACTGAGATGGTGGTGCAGCTAGATCTCACAGACCAAGATGTGACAGCGATTGCAGAAATGATAGATGCTGAAATACGAGCTCATATTCCTGATTGGACAGTAGAAGAATCGGTTGAAAACCAAGGGGACGAAGGAGCTCACTCTGAGACCAACAGCTCAGAAGCAGATGATGAGACTTCTGAGCTGCGTATTGACCCTAATGCTACACATAATGGCTTTGTCCAAGAACATCTTCCCTCTGGACATAAATATTGGTCAGACTCGCCCAGAAGACACAGTGAAATGTCTCACTTAGCAAATGAGATATTTAAGAGGAATGCCACTGATGATATAGCCAGCAATAATCTTGGCACTTCCAACCACACTGTGGAAGATATGTGTGAGCGAGTTTCACATTCAGCAGACTTGTCGAACTCATCTATGATCGACAGGAAATCTGGAGAGGCTTCTGTCAGCAGCACTAGCCATCGGTCATTTGATGGGGATGAGCATGTTGAAGCAGATGTCACCGAGAGGTTAGCAAATTTGCTAGCTCAGCAGCAAGAGGAGCTCAACGTGCTGCGAAGGAAGCACAAGGCTGACATAGAGCTCATCTTGAAAGGCGTGCCTGAAGAGCATCGTGAGGAAACCTTAACTAGATGCCGGCTAAAGGCAGATGAGAGAAACAGATCAGAGAAACCTTAG
- the LOC102713904 gene encoding uncharacterized protein LOC102713904 isoform X1, with product MGKLAAVGRSILRFTNESMRIVMVTIIGVLFGFFIGISFPSVSITKLHFPSSFVSYIEDRNSGLTTQALLNHAWTSARNARENSSEPSSSTTFKIYVPTNPKGAERLAPGIVVPESDFHLRRLWGEPSEDLPFKPKYLVTFTVGYAQKENINKAVKKFSDNFAILLFHYDDRVSEWDEFEWSKRAIHISARKQTKWWYAKRFLHPDIVAAYEYIFIWDEDLGVEHFNAEEYIKLVKKYRLDISQPGLEPDRGLTWQMTKRRGDREVHKVTEERPGWCSDPHLPPCAAFVEIMAPVFSRDAWRCVWHMIQNDLVHGWGLDFALRKCVEPAHEKIGVVDSQWIVHQVVPSLGNQGKSENGRPAWEGVRARCRKEWGMFQTRMAEAEKAYYKMMGITPPNSTLV from the exons ATGGGAAAGCTTGCAGCTGTTGGTCGCAG TATACTTAGATTTACAAATGAAAGCATGAGGATTGTTATGGTAACAATTATTGGGGTTCTCTTTGGCTTCTTCATTGGTATTTCATTCCCATCAGTCAGCATAACAAAG CTTCACTTCCCTTCTAGCTTTGTATCATACATAGAAGACAGGAACTCTGGGCTCACAACACAAGCTTTGCTTAATCATGCCTGGACTTCTGCCCGAAATGCAAGGGAAAACAGTTCTGAACCAAGTTCTAGCACTACTTTTAAG ATTTATGTCCCAACAAACCCCAAGGGTGCAGAGAGGCTAGCACCAGGAATTGTTGTACCAGAATCTGACTTCCATTTGCGCAGGTTATGGGGAGAGCCAAGTGAG GACCTGCCCTTCAAACCAAAGTACCTTGTCACTTTCACTGTTGGATATGCacagaaagaaaatatcaacaaAGCAGTGAAGAAG TTCTCTGACAATTTTGCTATTCTGTTATTCCATTACGATGACCGGGTGAGTGAGTGGGATGAGTTTGAGTGGTCGAAACGAGCCATCCATATAAgtgcaagaaaacaaactaagtG GTGGTATGCCAAAAGATTCCTGCACCCAGATATTGTGGCAGCTTATGAGTACATATTTATCTGGGATGAGGACCTTGGGGTGGAGCATTTCAATGCAGAGGA ATACATCAAACTTGTCAAGAAATACCGTCTGGATATCTCTCAACCTGGTTTAGAGCCTGATAGAGGATTGACGTGGCAGATGACCAAAAGAAGAGGTGATCGTGAGGTCCACAA GGTTACAGAGGAGAGGCCAGGCTGGTGTTCTGACCCTCATCTTCCACCTTGTGCTGC CTTTGTTGAAATAATGGCTCCAGTCTTCTCTAGAGATGCATGGAGATGTGTCTGGCATATGATACAG AATGACTTGGTTCATGGATGGGGTCTTGATTTCGCTCTCAGGAAATGCGTGGAG CCTGCCCACGAAAAGATTGGGGTTGTTGATTCGCAGTGGATTGTTCACCAAGTGGTTCCTTCACTCGGGAACCAG GGCAAATCAGAGAATGGAAGACCAGCATGGGAAGGG GTGAGGGCGCGGTGCAGGAAGGAATGGGGCATGTTTCAGACAAGAATGGCGGAGGCTGAGAAGGCATACTACAAGATGATGGGCATCACACCTCCAAACTCCACATTGGTCTAG
- the LOC102713904 gene encoding uncharacterized protein LOC102713904 isoform X2 encodes MGKLAAVGRSILRFTNESMRIVMVTIIGVLFGFFIGISFPSVSITKLHFPSSFVSYIEDRNSGLTTQALLNHAWTSARNARENSSEPSSSTTFKIYVPTNPKGAERLAPGIVVPESDFHLRRLWGEPSEDLPFKPKYLVTFTVGYAQKENINKAVKKFSDNFAILLFHYDDRVSEWDEFEWSKRAIHISARKQTKWWYAKRFLHPDIVAAYEYIFIWDEDLGVEHFNAEEYIKLVKKYRLDISQPGLEPDRGLTWQMTKRRGDREVHKVTEERPGWCSDPHLPPCAAFVEIMAPVFSRDAWRCVWHMIQVCMSQMTWFMDGVLISLSGNAWSLPTKRLGLLIRSGLFTKWFLHSGTRANQRMEDQHGKG; translated from the exons ATGGGAAAGCTTGCAGCTGTTGGTCGCAG TATACTTAGATTTACAAATGAAAGCATGAGGATTGTTATGGTAACAATTATTGGGGTTCTCTTTGGCTTCTTCATTGGTATTTCATTCCCATCAGTCAGCATAACAAAG CTTCACTTCCCTTCTAGCTTTGTATCATACATAGAAGACAGGAACTCTGGGCTCACAACACAAGCTTTGCTTAATCATGCCTGGACTTCTGCCCGAAATGCAAGGGAAAACAGTTCTGAACCAAGTTCTAGCACTACTTTTAAG ATTTATGTCCCAACAAACCCCAAGGGTGCAGAGAGGCTAGCACCAGGAATTGTTGTACCAGAATCTGACTTCCATTTGCGCAGGTTATGGGGAGAGCCAAGTGAG GACCTGCCCTTCAAACCAAAGTACCTTGTCACTTTCACTGTTGGATATGCacagaaagaaaatatcaacaaAGCAGTGAAGAAG TTCTCTGACAATTTTGCTATTCTGTTATTCCATTACGATGACCGGGTGAGTGAGTGGGATGAGTTTGAGTGGTCGAAACGAGCCATCCATATAAgtgcaagaaaacaaactaagtG GTGGTATGCCAAAAGATTCCTGCACCCAGATATTGTGGCAGCTTATGAGTACATATTTATCTGGGATGAGGACCTTGGGGTGGAGCATTTCAATGCAGAGGA ATACATCAAACTTGTCAAGAAATACCGTCTGGATATCTCTCAACCTGGTTTAGAGCCTGATAGAGGATTGACGTGGCAGATGACCAAAAGAAGAGGTGATCGTGAGGTCCACAA GGTTACAGAGGAGAGGCCAGGCTGGTGTTCTGACCCTCATCTTCCACCTTGTGCTGC CTTTGTTGAAATAATGGCTCCAGTCTTCTCTAGAGATGCATGGAGATGTGTCTGGCATATGATACAGGTTTGCATGTCACA AATGACTTGGTTCATGGATGGGGTCTTGATTTCGCTCTCAGGAAATGCGTGGAG CCTGCCCACGAAAAGATTGGGGTTGTTGATTCGCAGTGGATTGTTCACCAAGTGGTTCCTTCACTCGGGAACCAG GGCAAATCAGAGAATGGAAGACCAGCATGGGAAGGG GTGA